One Salvelinus sp. IW2-2015 linkage group LG35, ASM291031v2, whole genome shotgun sequence DNA segment encodes these proteins:
- the LOC111959107 gene encoding DDB1- and CUL4-associated factor 13: MKVKVLSRNPDDYVRETKLDIQRVPRNYDPSLHPFEVPREYTRALNATKLERVFAKPFLTSLDGHRDGVNCMAKHPKSLSTMLSGSCDGELKVWNLTKRECVRTLQAHEGFVRGVVVRFCGTSFFTVGDDKTIKQWKMETPGYGEEEEPLNTILGKSVFTSIDHHQKEGVFVTCGQQVDIWDEQRSNPIRSFSWGVDSFNCVRFNPVETELLASCASDRSIVLYDMREATPLKKVIMNMRSNTLCWNPMEAYNFTCSNEDYNLYTFDMRYLDKPVTVHMDHVSAVLDVDYSPTGKEFVSASFDKTIRIFPKDSGHSREVYHTKRMQHVISIKWSSDNKYILSASDEMNIRLWKANAAEKLGLLAHREKSAVNYSQKLKEKFQHHPQIRRISRHRHLPKSIYSQSKELRVMKEARRRKERNVRKHSKPGSMPVVTEKEKHVVTVVK; the protein is encoded by the exons ATGAAAGTTAAAGTCCTCTCCAGGAATCCGGACGACTATGTCCGTGAGACGAAGTTGGATATCCAGCGTG TACCACGGAATTACGACCCGTCCCTCCATCCGTTCGAGGTGCCAAGAGAATACACCCGTGCCCTGAATGCCACCAAGTTGGAGCGCGTGTTCGCCAAGCCGTTCCTGACTTCTCTGGACGGCCACAGGGATGGGGtgaactgcatggccaagcacccCAAGAGCCTCTCCACAATGCTGTCCGGCTCCTGCGATGGAGag CTGAAGGTGTGGAATCTAACCAAACGTGAGTGTGTTCGTACACTCCAGGCCCATGAAGGCTTTGTCAGGGGGGTGGTCGTCCGCTTCTGTGGCACCTCCTTCTTTACG GTTGGTGATGACAAGACTATCAAACAGTGGAAGATGGAGACTCCCGGCtacggagaggaagaggaaccTCTCAATACTATTCTTGGGaag TCTGTGTTCACCAGCATCGACCACCACCAGAAGGAGGGTGTGTTTGTGACGTGTGGCCAGCAGGTGGACATCTGGGATGAGCAGCGCAGCAACCCCATCCGCTCCTTCTCCTGGGGCGTGGACAGTTTCAACTGCGTCCGCTTCAACCCTGTAGAG ACTGAACTTCTAGCAAGTTGTGCCTCTGACAGAAGTATTGTGCTGTATGACATGAGGGAAGCGACACCTCTTAAAAAG GTAATCATGAATATGAGGAGCAACACTTTGTGCTGGAATCCCATGGAAGCTTATAATTTCACCTGCTCTAATGAAGATTACAA TCTGTATACATTTGATATGAGGTACCTGGACAAGCCTGTCACCGTCCACATGGACCATGTCTCAGCCGTGCTGGATGTAGACTACTCTCCAACTGGTAAGGAGTTTGTCTCGGCCAGCTTTGACAAGACCATCCGCATCTTCCCCAAAGACAGTGGGCACAGCAG GGAGGTGTACCACACCAAGCGCATGCAGCACGTCATCTCCATAAAGTGGTCGTCAGACAACAAGTACATCCTGAGTGCTTCAGATGAGATGAACATCAGACTGTGGAAGGCCAACGCTGCTGAGAAGTTGGGATTG CTGGCTCATAGGGAAAAGTCAGCTGTGAACTACAGCCAGAAGCTGAAGGAGAAGTTCCAGCACCACCCTCAGATCCGCCGCATCTCGCGCCACCGCCACCTGCCCAAGTCCATCTACAGCCAGAGCAAGGAGCTGCGTGTCATGAAGGAGGCTCGCCGCAGGAA GGAGAGGAACGTACGCAAGCACAGCAAGCCTGGCTCCATGCCTGTGGTGACGGAGAAAGAGAAACATGTCGTCACCGTGGTGAAATAG